In a genomic window of Poecilia reticulata strain Guanapo linkage group LG22, Guppy_female_1.0+MT, whole genome shotgun sequence:
- the LOC108165849 gene encoding putative transmembrane protein INAFM2, with translation MRERDFMPNMERGKPATYTGDKKAKMAAKTNKKWVRLATVFAYVLSVSLAAIILAIYYSLIWKPTSASSSSGKPVVPEGVSPTANISAVSPNSSVSEWNSTQTVVVTDMAVNQTRLATTPRNYADRGFVYSRGAAGTESAHAEKLNASSHGDTHTSVPLTPEEESDAVTENSGPEQAAADGATIPPT, from the coding sequence ATGAGAGAGCGGGACTTCATGCCCAACATGGAGAGAGGCAAACCTGCCACTTACACGGGGGACAAAAAGGCTAAAATGGCTGCTAAGACTAACAAGAAGTGGGTGAGACTTGCCACTGTTTTTGCATATGTGTTGTCTGTGTCCTTAGCAGCCATTATCCTGGCTATTTACTACAGTCTGATCTGGAAACCGACCAGCGCATCCTCCTCATCTGGGAAGCCTGTGGTGCCTGAAGGGGTCTCCCCCACCGCGAACATCTCAGCAGTTTCTCCGAACAGCAGCGTCTCAGAGTGGAACTCTACACAGACAGTGGTGGTGACTGACATGGCTGTGAACCAAACCAGGCTGGCCACGACCCCGCGCAATTATGCGGACAGGGGGTTCGTCTACTCGCGCGGCGCAGCGGGGACAGAAAGTGCGCACGCGGAAAAACTGAACGCATCTTCCCACGGTGACACGCACACGAGCGTCCCTCTCACCCCGGAGGAGGAGAGCGACGCGGTGACCGAAAACAGCGGCCCCGAGCAGGCGGCGGCGGACGGAGCCACTATCCCTCCGACTTAA
- the ccdc9b gene encoding uncharacterized protein C15orf52 homolog isoform X2 has protein sequence MMPKRDQERDLELDKKIEALRRKNEALMKRYKEVEEDRRKAEEEGMALQSRKGKADDLTITISKSTDESRVVVTKPFGSGSPTGTGQQEGGADRVGEGSTQGTGRGSRKQLMVTMDGKKGKRVVSERPEKQPGPTDVKSPLDEGQTRQVESAGRGKQPSKTTKQESSSSSAAAVAAKEEIKQGPMNAEEQHKDTEQRQEPESTQPSTDLNIPTSREEQEEYLRWKKEREQIDRERVARHKNAKGQWRRAWDMDKTENMFSDKSLPDRDWAALARGGRNARRGSKASSKGHDKRGKDKAAKNVLVMSSKAKGKDRLTGRARRWQDNDDGENTQTADTTLEEFLEELDALTDANEGNLKDQDSKAKPDPLSAPEDSDSLKEDKVTQRKAATSSPRGLEKKVRFSEELIQRAPAKQTTTSLHSAAPESKGSLKASSPKHSEVQRPEQDDSSSQDKGGGLPSPPVAQQPASKTENVTKDTSSPEVSSITSGEKTSTSPHESPVQPVEVSKCNSSSTNTEELIDSTLSVLRIDSGESHPAHSTSNDKAREHGKVV, from the exons ATGATGCCCAAAAGGGATCAGGAACGAGATCTGGAGCTGGACAAGAAGATTGAGGCTCTCCGCAGGAAGAACGAAGCGCTCATGAAGAGGTACAAG gAGGTGGAAGAGGACAGGAGAAAGGCAGAAGAGGAGGGAATGGCGCTGCAGAGCCGAAAAGGAAAAGCTGATGACCTCACCATCACAATCAGCAAGTCCACAGAT GAGAGTCGCGTGGTGGTAACAAAGCCTTTTGGGAGTGGGTCTCCGACTGGGACAGGACAGCAGGAGGGTGGGGCTGACAGGGTGGGAGAAGGATCCACTCAGGGGACTGGGCGAGGCTCCAGGAAGCAGCTGATGGTCACAATGGATGGAAAAAAG GGCAAAAGGGTGGTGAGTGAGAGGCCAGAGAAGCAACCGGGCCCCACAGATGTCAAGAGCCCCTTGGATGAAGGACAGACGAGGCAAGTGGAGTCAGCTGGGAGAGGAAAGCAGCCGTCTAAGACGACTAAGCAggaatcatcatcatcatcagcggCAGCAGTAGCAGCAAAG GAGGAGATTAAACAGGGGCCGATGAACGCTGAGGAGCAACATAAGGATACAGAGCAGCGGCAG GAGCCTGAGAGCACGCAGCCCAGCACAGACCTCAACATCCCAACATCAAGGGAGGAACAGGAGGAGTATCTACGGTGGAAGAAGGAACGTGAGCAGATTGACAGGGAGAGAGTGGCGCGCCACAAAAATGCAAAGGGGCAGTGGAGACGTGCGTGGGACATGGACAAAACCGAAAACAT GTTTTCAGACAAATCTCTTCCTGATAGAGACTGGGCAGCTTTGGCTAGAG GAGGACGGAATGCCAGAAGAGGTTCGAAGGCGAGTTCGAAAG GTCACGACAAGCGAGGCAAAGACAAGGCAGCTAAAAACGTGCTCGTGATGAGCAGCAAAGCAAAAGGCAAAGATCGATTAACTGGGAGGGCCAGGAG ATGGCAGGATAATGACGATGGAGAGAATACACAG ACTGCTGACACAACACTGGAGGAATTCCTTGAAGAACTCGATGCTCTAACAGATGCTAATGAAGGGAATCTGAAAGATCAAGACTCAAAAGCAAAGCCAGATCCCTTAAGTGCACCTGAAGATTCTGATAGCTTGAAAGAGGATAAAGTTACTCAGAGGAAAGCAGCAACCTCATCCCCTCGAGGACTAGAGAAGAAAGTACGTTTCTCAGAGGAACTCATCCAGAGGGCACCCGCTAAGCAAACTACGACCTCTTTACATTCTGCAGCTCCAGAATCTAAAGGCTCTCTGAAAGCCTCCTCACCAAAACACAGTGAGGTGCAGAGGCCAGAGCAGGATGATAGTAGTTCCCAGGATAAAGGAGGGggtcttccttctcctcctgttGCCCAGCAGCCGGCATCTAAAACTGAAAACGTTACAAAAGACACCAGCAGCCCTGAAGTTTCCAGCATTACTTCTGGTGAAAAAACCAGCACCTCTCCACATGAGAGCCCCGTCCAGCCTGTAGAGGTGTCCAagtgcaacagcagcagtaCGAACACAG aAGAACTGATAGACTCCACTCTGTCTGTCCTGAGAATAGATTCAGGAGAGTCACACCCAGCACACTCCACCAGCAATGACAAG gCGAGAGAGCACGGGAAggttgtttga
- the ccdc9b gene encoding uncharacterized protein C15orf52 homolog isoform X1, which produces MERPTTSNMMPKRDQERDLELDKKIEALRRKNEALMKRYKEVEEDRRKAEEEGMALQSRKGKADDLTITISKSTDESRVVVTKPFGSGSPTGTGQQEGGADRVGEGSTQGTGRGSRKQLMVTMDGKKGKRVVSERPEKQPGPTDVKSPLDEGQTRQVESAGRGKQPSKTTKQESSSSSAAAVAAKEEIKQGPMNAEEQHKDTEQRQEPESTQPSTDLNIPTSREEQEEYLRWKKEREQIDRERVARHKNAKGQWRRAWDMDKTENMFSDKSLPDRDWAALARGGRNARRGSKASSKGHDKRGKDKAAKNVLVMSSKAKGKDRLTGRARRWQDNDDGENTQTADTTLEEFLEELDALTDANEGNLKDQDSKAKPDPLSAPEDSDSLKEDKVTQRKAATSSPRGLEKKVRFSEELIQRAPAKQTTTSLHSAAPESKGSLKASSPKHSEVQRPEQDDSSSQDKGGGLPSPPVAQQPASKTENVTKDTSSPEVSSITSGEKTSTSPHESPVQPVEVSKCNSSSTNTEELIDSTLSVLRIDSGESHPAHSTSNDKAREHGKVV; this is translated from the exons ATGGAAAGACCT ACCACCAGCAACATGATGCCCAAAAGGGATCAGGAACGAGATCTGGAGCTGGACAAGAAGATTGAGGCTCTCCGCAGGAAGAACGAAGCGCTCATGAAGAGGTACAAG gAGGTGGAAGAGGACAGGAGAAAGGCAGAAGAGGAGGGAATGGCGCTGCAGAGCCGAAAAGGAAAAGCTGATGACCTCACCATCACAATCAGCAAGTCCACAGAT GAGAGTCGCGTGGTGGTAACAAAGCCTTTTGGGAGTGGGTCTCCGACTGGGACAGGACAGCAGGAGGGTGGGGCTGACAGGGTGGGAGAAGGATCCACTCAGGGGACTGGGCGAGGCTCCAGGAAGCAGCTGATGGTCACAATGGATGGAAAAAAG GGCAAAAGGGTGGTGAGTGAGAGGCCAGAGAAGCAACCGGGCCCCACAGATGTCAAGAGCCCCTTGGATGAAGGACAGACGAGGCAAGTGGAGTCAGCTGGGAGAGGAAAGCAGCCGTCTAAGACGACTAAGCAggaatcatcatcatcatcagcggCAGCAGTAGCAGCAAAG GAGGAGATTAAACAGGGGCCGATGAACGCTGAGGAGCAACATAAGGATACAGAGCAGCGGCAG GAGCCTGAGAGCACGCAGCCCAGCACAGACCTCAACATCCCAACATCAAGGGAGGAACAGGAGGAGTATCTACGGTGGAAGAAGGAACGTGAGCAGATTGACAGGGAGAGAGTGGCGCGCCACAAAAATGCAAAGGGGCAGTGGAGACGTGCGTGGGACATGGACAAAACCGAAAACAT GTTTTCAGACAAATCTCTTCCTGATAGAGACTGGGCAGCTTTGGCTAGAG GAGGACGGAATGCCAGAAGAGGTTCGAAGGCGAGTTCGAAAG GTCACGACAAGCGAGGCAAAGACAAGGCAGCTAAAAACGTGCTCGTGATGAGCAGCAAAGCAAAAGGCAAAGATCGATTAACTGGGAGGGCCAGGAG ATGGCAGGATAATGACGATGGAGAGAATACACAG ACTGCTGACACAACACTGGAGGAATTCCTTGAAGAACTCGATGCTCTAACAGATGCTAATGAAGGGAATCTGAAAGATCAAGACTCAAAAGCAAAGCCAGATCCCTTAAGTGCACCTGAAGATTCTGATAGCTTGAAAGAGGATAAAGTTACTCAGAGGAAAGCAGCAACCTCATCCCCTCGAGGACTAGAGAAGAAAGTACGTTTCTCAGAGGAACTCATCCAGAGGGCACCCGCTAAGCAAACTACGACCTCTTTACATTCTGCAGCTCCAGAATCTAAAGGCTCTCTGAAAGCCTCCTCACCAAAACACAGTGAGGTGCAGAGGCCAGAGCAGGATGATAGTAGTTCCCAGGATAAAGGAGGGggtcttccttctcctcctgttGCCCAGCAGCCGGCATCTAAAACTGAAAACGTTACAAAAGACACCAGCAGCCCTGAAGTTTCCAGCATTACTTCTGGTGAAAAAACCAGCACCTCTCCACATGAGAGCCCCGTCCAGCCTGTAGAGGTGTCCAagtgcaacagcagcagtaCGAACACAG aAGAACTGATAGACTCCACTCTGTCTGTCCTGAGAATAGATTCAGGAGAGTCACACCCAGCACACTCCACCAGCAATGACAAG gCGAGAGAGCACGGGAAggttgtttga
- the LOC103458563 gene encoding holotricin-3-like, with amino-acid sequence MSDPNQEKKKHEEESGSGSEGEEGKKEGKGKGHGHGHGKDGHGHGKDGHGHGKDGKDGKEGHGHGHGGKGSGRGGK; translated from the exons ATGAGTGATC Caaaccaagaaaagaaaaaacat GAGGAGGAATCAGGATCAGGATCTGAAGGA GAGGAAGGAAAG aaagaaggaaagggGAAAGGTCACGGACATGGTCATGGAAAAGACGGACATGGTCATGGAAAAGACGGACACGGTCATGGAAAAGATGGAAAAGATGGAAAAGAGGGACATGGTCATGGTCATGGAGGAAAAGGAAGCGGAAGAGGTGGCAAGTGA